GAAGGTCATCCGTTTTTTGAGAGAGTCTACGATACTAACTTCTAAATGCGGGAAACATATTTTGAGGGGGATGCTTGGAAAGCCAGCTCCAGCCCCAACATCACAAATAGAGCGAAACTCAGTGAAATCAACATAAAATGCAGCCGATATGGAATCATAAAAGTGTTTTAAATACACTTCTTTTTCCTCAGTGATAGCGGTTAAATTCATTTTTTCGTTCCATTCTACTAACATTTCAAAGTAATCACGGAATTGTTTTAATTGGACTTCACTTAACTCTATTCCTTTTTCAGCAAGTGCCATCTTGAATTGTTCTGGATTCATGTTTTTTCCTCACTTTACTTTTGCTATTTTTCCTTGCTCAATGTAAACAAGCAAAATGGAAATATCGGCTGGGTTAACACCACTGATACGACTAGCTTGGGCGATAGAAAGTGGCTCGATCTTTTTCAATTTTTCTAGTGCTTCTGTTGCCAGACCACTAATAGCATCATAATCAATATTTTCCGGAATTTTTTTATCTTCCATACGTTTCATTTTTTCTACTTGTAGCTTAGATTTTTCAATATAGCCTTCATATTTCACTTGAATTTCCACTTGTTCAGCGACGTCGTCCGTTACAAATGTTTCACGTGAAACAATTTCAGCAATTTTGTCGTAGGTGATTTCCGGACGACGGAGTAAGTCCGCTGCTAAAATGCCATCTTTTAATTCGCCAGAGCCAATTTCTTTTAACATTGTTTGAACTTCTGTAGTTGGTTTAATACGAGTTTTTTGAAGCCTTGTTTTTTCCGCTTCAATCGCACTTTGTTTTGCTAAAAAGCGTTCATATCGTTCGTCACTAATGAGACCAATTTCATGACCGATTTCGGTTAAACGTAAATCAGCATTATCATGACGTAAAAGTAACCGATATTCTGCACGGGAAGTCAGTAAGCGGTATGGCTCTTCGGTTCCCTTTGTTACTAAGTCATCAATTAACACTCCAATATAAGCTTGATCACGACCTAAGATTACTGGTTCTTTCTTGAAGACTTTACGTGCGGCATTGATTCCTGCCATTAAACCTTGTCCTGCTGCTTCTTCGTATCCACTTGTACCGTTAATTTGTCCTGCTGTGAAAAGACCTTCTACAAGTTTTGTTTCAAGCGATGGCCAAAGTTGGTCTGGCATAACTGCATCGTATTCAATCGCATAACCAACACGCATCATTTCGACGTTTTCAAGTCCTGGGATTGTTCTTAACATTTCTCGTTGTACTTCTTCTGGTAAGCTTGTGGAAAGCCCTTGAACATAGACTTCTTCTGTATTACGGCCTTCTGGTTCCAGGAAAATTTGGTGCCTTGGTTTGTCGCTGAAACGAACGATTTTATCTTCAATCGACGGACAATATCTTGCGCCCGTTCCTTTTTTCGTTGCTGTGAACATTGGGGACCGGTGTAAGTTGGCTTGGATTATTTCGTGTGTTGTTTCGTTGGTATAAGTTAGCCAGCACGGTAATTGGTCCATTATCATTTCGACTGTATCAAAGCTAAATGCGCGTGCGTGCTCATCACCCGGTTGTTCTTCTGTTTTGGAATAATCAATCGTACTGGATTTTACGCGTGGTGGGGTTCCTGTTTTAAAGCGGCGTAACTCAAAGCCAAGTTCTTCTAAGTGTTCAGAAAGTTTCACAGATGGTTGTTGGTTATTCGGACCGCTTGAATAGCGCAGTTCACCAACAATGATTTCTCCACGTGAGAAAGTTCCCGTTGTAATAACTACTGTTTCTGCGTAGTAAATTGCGCCACTATTCGTAATGACACCTTTGCAAACCCCGTCTTCTATTACTAAACGATCAACAAGCCCTTGCCGTAAAGTAATATTTTCTTCTTTTTCAATGGTATGCTTCATTTCGTGTTGATAGTCCCATTTGTCGGCTTGAGCTCGTAATGCGCGAACAGCTGGTCCTTTACCTGTATTTAACATCCGCATTTGAATGTAAGTTTTATCTGTATTACGGCCCATTTCTCCGCCGAGTGCATCAATTTCTCGTACAACAACGCCTTTTGCTGGACCACCAACAGAAGGGTTACATGGCATAAAAGCGACCATATCTAAATTTATCGTTAACATCAGTGTTTTGGCACCCATTCGGCCACTAGCTAGACCAGCTTCTACACCGGCATGTCCTGCACCAACAACGATGACATCAAAAGTTCCTGCATCATAAGTTTGCAAATTTAACATCTCCTAAAAATCATTTTCCAAGGCAAAATTGATTAAATAACTGATCAAGTAACTCATCTTGTACAGAATCACCAGTAATTTCACCAAGTAAATCCCATGCGCGAGTCATATCAATTTGGACAATATCCACTGGCATCCCGAGCTGAATTCCTGTTGTTACCGCATTTAAAGACTCTAGCGCTTGGTGTAGTAACGCAATGTGGCGAACATTTGATACGTATGTTGCGTCACCGGCATCAATATCTCCCGCAAAAAATAACGTTTTAATTGCTTCTTCTAAAGCTTCTAAACCTTCATCGTTCACTAAAGAAGTCGAGACAATTGGGTTGTTTCCCGCAAGTTTACGTACTCTATTTATATCAAGCTTTGTTTCTAAATCGGTTTTATTTAAAACAACGACATAATGATGACCAGCAGCTGCTTCAAACAACGCTTCATCTTCTACTGTTAACTCTTCATTTTGGTTTAATACTAAAAGGATAAAATCAGCATCCGCCAACGCTTTTCTGGAACGCTCTACGCCAATTTTTTCCACGATATCTTCTGTTTCACGAATTCCTGCTGTGTCAATCAAACGTAGTGGCACTCCGCGAACATTGACGTATTCTTCTATGATATCTCTTGTTGTTCCAGCAATATCAGTTACAATCGCTTTTTCTTCTTGAATTAATTGGTTTAGTAATGAAGATTTCCCGACATTTGGTCGTCCAATAATTGCTGTTGCAAGTCCTTCACGGAGAATTTTTCCTTGGCTCGCGGTTTGTAGTAATTGTTCCACGGATGCGCGAACTAGTTCTGTTTTTTCCAGTAGCATTCGCTGAGTCATTTCTTCTACATCATCATATTCAGGATAATCAATGTTTACTTCGACTTGCGCGAGTGCATCTAAAATCTCTTGGCGTAAATTGCGAATCAATCTTGATAAATTCCCGTCCATTTGTCTGATTGCAACACCCATCGCCCGGTCCGTTTTTGCGCGAATTAAATCCATTACCGCTTCCGCTTGTGACAAATCAATTCTTCCATTTAGAAAAGCACGTTTTGTGAATTCGCCTGGTTCTGCTAAATTAGCCCCATTTCGTAGCAGTAATTGGAGCACACGATTAACCGAAACAATTCCACCATGTGCGTTGATTTCTACTACGTCTTCTCGTGTAAACGTCTTTGGAGCACGCATAACTGTTACCATGACTTCCTCTATTACTTCACCATCTTCTTTAATATGACCATAATGAATTGTATGACTAGCTGCCTCACTTAAACTATTTTTGGCATAAAAAATACGATCCGCTATCTGAATCGCCTCTGGACCGCTTAATCTAATAATAGCAATGGCCCCTTCTCCCGGCGGTGTTGAGATTGCAGCAATAGTATCAAATTCCATTCTTTACTCATCCTTTCTCATTAGAATTCCAGCTCAAATAAGCCTTATTCTATTTTGAATAAATTTTGGCACGTGATTTTGTGCATTATCAACAACTTACGCTCCGCTTTGACCAAAGCAATTAAATTGTTAGTATTTTGAAGGTTATCCATAGACTTATCAACATATCCACAGAAAAACCGTTAATAAAAATTCATCCCTATTATTTTAACTTATCCACATGTGAATAACAATAGTTTTATCTTTGCTCTTTTTAAACTCTTCCTAAAAACTGTCACATATACCGTTACTTATTGTGTAAATTACACGTATTCTCCTTTAAAAAAACAAGTATGATTCATCTAGGAAATAAACGCAGTAAACAAGGAGCTAAAATAAATGAGTAAAAAATGGAAAATAAAACAAGGTATTCGACTTACTTCTATGGCATTCCTTATAACAGGCTTGGTCATATCTCCAATTCATTTAGCTACAACTACCTCACAAGCTACTGCTGCAACTACATCCAAAGAAAAAAACTTAACATCAGATGTTGCTATTATAGCTTTAGAAAATGGGG
The nucleotide sequence above comes from Listeria ivanovii subsp. londoniensis. Encoded proteins:
- the mnmG gene encoding tRNA uridine-5-carboxymethylaminomethyl(34) synthesis enzyme MnmG — its product is MQTYDAGTFDVIVVGAGHAGVEAGLASGRMGAKTLMLTINLDMVAFMPCNPSVGGPAKGVVVREIDALGGEMGRNTDKTYIQMRMLNTGKGPAVRALRAQADKWDYQHEMKHTIEKEENITLRQGLVDRLVIEDGVCKGVITNSGAIYYAETVVITTGTFSRGEIIVGELRYSSGPNNQQPSVKLSEHLEELGFELRRFKTGTPPRVKSSTIDYSKTEEQPGDEHARAFSFDTVEMIMDQLPCWLTYTNETTHEIIQANLHRSPMFTATKKGTGARYCPSIEDKIVRFSDKPRHQIFLEPEGRNTEEVYVQGLSTSLPEEVQREMLRTIPGLENVEMMRVGYAIEYDAVMPDQLWPSLETKLVEGLFTAGQINGTSGYEEAAGQGLMAGINAARKVFKKEPVILGRDQAYIGVLIDDLVTKGTEEPYRLLTSRAEYRLLLRHDNADLRLTEIGHEIGLISDERYERFLAKQSAIEAEKTRLQKTRIKPTTEVQTMLKEIGSGELKDGILAADLLRRPEITYDKIAEIVSRETFVTDDVAEQVEIQVKYEGYIEKSKLQVEKMKRMEDKKIPENIDYDAISGLATEALEKLKKIEPLSIAQASRISGVNPADISILLVYIEQGKIAKVK
- the mnmE gene encoding tRNA uridine-5-carboxymethylaminomethyl(34) synthesis GTPase MnmE produces the protein MEFDTIAAISTPPGEGAIAIIRLSGPEAIQIADRIFYAKNSLSEAASHTIHYGHIKEDGEVIEEVMVTVMRAPKTFTREDVVEINAHGGIVSVNRVLQLLLRNGANLAEPGEFTKRAFLNGRIDLSQAEAVMDLIRAKTDRAMGVAIRQMDGNLSRLIRNLRQEILDALAQVEVNIDYPEYDDVEEMTQRMLLEKTELVRASVEQLLQTASQGKILREGLATAIIGRPNVGKSSLLNQLIQEEKAIVTDIAGTTRDIIEEYVNVRGVPLRLIDTAGIRETEDIVEKIGVERSRKALADADFILLVLNQNEELTVEDEALFEAAAGHHYVVVLNKTDLETKLDINRVRKLAGNNPIVSTSLVNDEGLEALEEAIKTLFFAGDIDAGDATYVSNVRHIALLHQALESLNAVTTGIQLGMPVDIVQIDMTRAWDLLGEITGDSVQDELLDQLFNQFCLGK